Proteins encoded in a region of the Natranaeroarchaeum aerophilus genome:
- a CDS encoding ABC transporter ATP-binding protein, giving the protein MALLEVNNLTVRFYTGDGTVTAVDNISYTVERGEKFGVVGESGAGKSVTALSLMRLIEDPGQIEGGSIKITDSSIVESFQEYYGIETLSGAHDYVIDLETLRHDHDLTSIAERIEALDGPAADLTGARYESPTEMARQNDLTIDDIVGFGYATELGIVDEDAFIVVDGDRQYLELMLAPESAVRRLRGNHIAMIFQDAQTALNPVYTVGEQISETIRHHLDYSEAEAKERAIRLLDRVGIPEAETRYSDYPHEFSGGMQQRAVIAMSLSCDPDLLICDEPTTALDVTIETKILDLIRELADDFDTAVQFITHDLGVIAELCDRVMVMYAGKPVEKASVEQLYYEPKHPYTAGLMSSIPRIGDDSDRLQTIPGTMPDLVELPSGCSFHPRCPYAEEACARKEPQLLNPESGDIVTDPNERSASCLAYSGDLRTELGFEVVIDESGAPTDTTPVESNHEY; this is encoded by the coding sequence ATGGCTCTACTGGAGGTCAATAACCTCACAGTCCGGTTTTATACCGGAGACGGCACGGTGACGGCTGTAGACAACATCTCCTACACGGTAGAACGGGGAGAGAAATTCGGTGTCGTCGGAGAGAGCGGGGCTGGAAAAAGCGTCACTGCCCTGTCGTTGATGCGACTCATCGAGGACCCGGGACAGATAGAGGGCGGCAGTATCAAAATCACGGATTCGAGCATTGTCGAATCCTTCCAGGAGTACTACGGTATCGAAACGTTGTCGGGAGCGCACGACTACGTAATTGATCTCGAAACACTCCGTCATGATCACGACCTGACCTCGATTGCAGAACGTATCGAGGCGCTTGACGGACCTGCCGCTGATCTCACGGGTGCCCGATACGAATCACCGACCGAAATGGCGAGACAAAACGATCTCACGATTGACGACATCGTGGGATTCGGCTACGCCACCGAGCTCGGTATCGTCGACGAGGACGCCTTCATCGTCGTCGATGGGGATCGTCAGTATCTGGAGTTGATGCTCGCTCCGGAGAGTGCCGTTAGACGACTCCGGGGGAATCATATCGCGATGATCTTTCAGGACGCTCAGACCGCACTCAACCCGGTGTATACGGTTGGCGAGCAGATTTCCGAGACGATTAGACATCACCTAGATTATAGCGAGGCGGAAGCCAAAGAACGAGCGATCCGGCTTCTCGATAGAGTCGGGATTCCGGAGGCAGAAACACGGTACTCCGACTATCCACACGAGTTCTCGGGTGGGATGCAACAACGAGCAGTCATCGCGATGTCGCTGTCGTGTGATCCGGACCTGCTCATCTGTGACGAGCCCACGACCGCGCTGGACGTCACAATCGAAACAAAGATACTGGATTTGATCCGCGAGCTTGCGGATGATTTCGACACGGCGGTCCAGTTCATCACCCACGATCTCGGTGTCATCGCAGAACTGTGCGATAGGGTAATGGTAATGTATGCTGGGAAGCCTGTCGAGAAGGCATCAGTCGAACAGTTGTATTACGAGCCAAAACACCCGTATACGGCAGGACTGATGAGTTCGATCCCACGGATCGGTGATGACAGCGACCGGCTCCAGACGATCCCAGGGACGATGCCTGATCTCGTAGAGCTCCCCTCCGGCTGTAGCTTCCATCCTCGGTGCCCGTACGCAGAAGAGGCCTGTGCTCGGAAGGAACCGCAGTTACTGAACCCCGAGTCAGGAGATATAGTCACTGATCCCAACGAACGGTCGGCCTCGTGTCTCGCCTACTCCGGTGATCTACGAACTGAACTCGGATTTGAGGTCGTCATCGACGAATCGGGTGCACCAACAGATACGACGCCAGTAGAATCTAACCATGAGTACTAG
- a CDS encoding ABC transporter permease, which translates to MSLRRFIAKRVLLVFPILFGVSVITFALVHWTPGDPVQQMVGLNPDITAAEETAIRERYGLNDPLHEQYLNWLANLAVGDFGQMYSSGRDVGSIVWMRLPETILLGIFGWVFALVIAIPSGIYAAVNKDQLGDSVSRIFALSGISIPNFWLGLMLILVFALYLDWWSVTPPSRQPLLSTDMLYYLILPGITIGTASAAALMRVMRTSMAEELNKEYVTAARAKGLPERTIVLKHVLRNSLISVVTLAALLTASIISGSVVVEYVFNWPGLGREFIEALQGHEIDMIMAVTLVTGTAIIIANLVADILYAVLDPRIRYD; encoded by the coding sequence ATGAGCCTCAGACGATTCATAGCGAAACGAGTGTTGCTCGTCTTCCCAATACTGTTTGGTGTATCAGTCATTACTTTCGCCCTCGTTCACTGGACTCCGGGTGATCCCGTTCAACAGATGGTGGGGTTGAACCCCGATATCACTGCGGCGGAGGAGACCGCGATTCGAGAACGCTACGGGTTGAACGATCCACTCCACGAACAGTACCTGAACTGGCTTGCAAACCTGGCTGTGGGAGACTTCGGTCAGATGTACAGTTCGGGTCGTGATGTGGGTTCGATCGTCTGGATGCGGCTCCCCGAAACGATCCTGCTCGGCATTTTCGGCTGGGTATTTGCTCTCGTTATTGCCATTCCGTCGGGGATTTACGCGGCAGTCAACAAGGATCAGCTGGGCGATTCGGTCAGCCGGATCTTCGCCCTTTCGGGCATCTCGATTCCCAACTTCTGGCTCGGGCTGATGCTCATCCTCGTATTTGCGCTCTATCTGGATTGGTGGTCCGTCACTCCGCCATCTCGACAACCGCTGCTCAGTACCGATATGTTGTACTATCTCATCCTGCCAGGGATCACTATCGGGACTGCCTCAGCGGCGGCATTGATGCGCGTGATGCGCACGTCGATGGCCGAGGAGCTAAACAAGGAGTACGTTACAGCCGCCAGGGCGAAAGGACTGCCGGAACGAACGATTGTACTGAAACACGTCCTGCGTAACTCGCTGATCTCAGTTGTAACGCTCGCCGCGCTCCTGACTGCGAGTATCATTAGCGGATCTGTCGTCGTCGAGTACGTGTTCAACTGGCCTGGACTGGGGCGGGAGTTCATCGAAGCGTTGCAAGGTCACGAAATCGACATGATAATGGCGGTAACGTTGGTTACTGGAACAGCAATCATCATCGCGAATCTCGTCGCAGATATACTGTACGCGGTCTTGGATCCAAGGATCAGATATGACTAG
- a CDS encoding ABC transporter ATP-binding protein, which translates to MSTRDEPLLTVNNLKKYYDTSEGFIEGLLGKSQKVKAVDDVSFELYPGETLGVVGESGCGKSTLGQALVRLVEPDSGEVLFDTVDEDEDDVVDPDSDEVMFDTAGEDDDTVEPDSGEVQFRGEDITQLSRGRLREMRKDIQYIFQDPYSSLNPRMTVGDIIGEPLKIHNIADGAERTERIHELLDEVGLNPSHANRYPHEFSGGQKQRIGIARALAVDPDVIICDEPVSALDVSVQAQILNLLEDLQERFDLAYLFIAHDLSVVEHISDRVAVMYLGKFAEVGSTEDVYAPPYHPYTEALLSAIPEPDPLWEGDQILLPGSPPSPINPPSGCRFHTRCPRIIQPPEYDLDQEVWRALTSLKQRALGAKSANAILSLSETEDEDIGELDPTQLDTDELDQLVRSEFDLPEPVGDGNAEAAFQELIERLETEGLDGAKTYLDDVFVSPCEQREPELMEYTPSHEISCHLYDVEYESEGIADDAVADD; encoded by the coding sequence ATGAGTACTAGAGACGAGCCGCTGCTTACGGTGAACAATCTGAAAAAATACTACGATACCAGCGAAGGGTTCATCGAGGGACTCCTCGGCAAATCCCAGAAAGTTAAAGCAGTCGACGACGTAAGTTTCGAGCTATATCCCGGTGAAACACTCGGTGTTGTCGGCGAGAGTGGCTGTGGGAAGTCGACGCTTGGACAGGCCCTGGTTCGACTGGTTGAGCCGGACAGTGGTGAAGTGCTGTTCGACACGGTTGATGAGGACGAAGACGACGTGGTTGATCCAGATAGTGATGAAGTGATGTTCGACACGGCTGGCGAGGATGACGATACGGTCGAGCCGGATAGTGGTGAAGTGCAGTTTCGGGGTGAGGATATCACACAGCTCTCCCGAGGCAGACTCAGGGAGATGCGGAAGGACATCCAGTACATCTTTCAGGATCCGTACTCGAGTTTGAACCCCCGGATGACTGTCGGTGATATCATCGGCGAACCATTGAAAATACACAATATCGCGGATGGCGCGGAACGAACTGAGCGCATCCACGAACTACTGGACGAAGTCGGACTGAACCCGAGCCACGCGAACCGCTACCCCCACGAGTTTTCCGGCGGACAAAAGCAACGAATCGGTATTGCTCGAGCACTTGCTGTCGACCCGGATGTCATCATTTGTGACGAACCCGTGAGCGCGCTCGACGTATCAGTGCAGGCGCAAATCCTCAATCTCCTGGAGGACTTACAAGAGCGGTTCGATCTGGCGTACCTGTTCATCGCCCATGACCTGAGTGTCGTCGAGCATATCTCGGACCGGGTAGCAGTAATGTACCTCGGTAAGTTTGCCGAGGTCGGATCGACTGAAGACGTGTATGCGCCACCGTACCACCCGTACACGGAGGCACTATTGTCTGCAATTCCCGAACCGGATCCGCTCTGGGAGGGCGATCAGATTCTGTTGCCAGGATCGCCGCCGTCCCCGATCAATCCTCCATCGGGTTGTCGATTCCATACCCGTTGCCCGCGCATTATACAACCGCCGGAATACGATCTCGACCAAGAGGTCTGGCGAGCGCTCACCTCTCTCAAGCAACGGGCTCTTGGAGCTAAATCTGCGAATGCGATACTTTCGCTTAGCGAGACCGAAGACGAAGACATCGGTGAGCTTGATCCAACACAACTCGACACCGATGAGCTTGATCAACTGGTGCGAAGCGAGTTCGATCTTCCCGAACCGGTAGGTGACGGGAACGCTGAAGCGGCGTTCCAAGAACTCATCGAGAGGCTCGAAACGGAAGGACTGGATGGTGCCAAAACCTACCTTGACGATGTATTCGTCTCACCATGTGAGCAACGGGAACCGGAACTGATGGAGTATACGCCCTCTCACGAAATCTCATGTCATCTATACGACGTGGAATACGAGTCCGAAGGGATTGCAGACGATGCAGTCGCGGACGACTAG
- a CDS encoding ABC transporter ATP-binding protein codes for MSNPDHHTKSNGDEPLIVVEDLKTHYPITEGWLRRETGRIRAVDGVSFTINRGEVFGLVGESGCGKSTTAESILRLEEPTAGTVQFDGQAITELTGQALRSFRRRAQLVVQDPNEAFSPRMTIGEAVAEPLRLHGMDDVSRRRRLVEDLLERVGLSGTDADRYPHEFSGGEKQRISIARALILNPDLIVADEPTSALDNRVEADVLSLLDNIRREYGISVLLISHDLDIVRRFCDRLAVMYLGEIVEKGPVDTVLGSPAHPYTRVLLESVPSLDPSDQTLARPLTNTVPDPSDPPKGCRFHPRCPEIIPPEHVTLDRDCWRSVAEFHFTLQMGELPETVTEGNGDAAAVRKAFDLPQPLSDDRAETAIETASNAVADGNTERANSVLKEAFPTVCEREVPPENSVDGKLAKCHLHNEGSDNDLL; via the coding sequence ATGAGTAATCCAGATCACCACACAAAGTCAAACGGAGACGAGCCCCTGATAGTCGTCGAAGACCTCAAGACCCATTACCCGATCACCGAAGGGTGGCTACGACGTGAAACAGGTCGGATCCGTGCCGTGGATGGTGTGAGTTTCACCATCAATCGCGGAGAGGTGTTCGGGTTGGTCGGAGAGTCGGGATGCGGGAAGTCAACGACTGCGGAGTCGATTCTCCGGCTCGAAGAGCCGACCGCTGGAACCGTGCAGTTCGATGGACAAGCAATCACAGAGCTTACTGGCCAAGCGCTCCGTTCGTTTCGTCGACGCGCACAACTCGTCGTGCAAGATCCAAACGAAGCGTTCAGCCCGCGAATGACAATTGGAGAGGCGGTTGCGGAACCGCTTCGTCTCCACGGTATGGATGACGTGAGTCGCCGCCGGCGACTCGTCGAAGATCTGCTCGAACGCGTAGGACTCTCGGGCACTGATGCCGATCGGTATCCACACGAGTTTTCCGGCGGAGAAAAACAGCGTATTTCGATCGCTCGAGCACTGATACTCAACCCGGACCTGATCGTGGCCGACGAACCGACGAGCGCACTGGACAATCGCGTCGAAGCAGACGTACTTTCCCTGTTGGACAATATCCGTCGGGAGTACGGTATCTCGGTGCTGCTCATTAGCCACGATCTCGATATTGTCCGTCGTTTCTGTGATCGCCTCGCGGTAATGTACCTCGGGGAAATCGTCGAGAAGGGACCAGTCGACACGGTACTCGGTTCACCAGCACACCCGTATACCCGCGTATTGCTCGAATCGGTTCCGAGTCTCGACCCGAGCGACCAAACACTTGCCCGACCGCTCACTAACACGGTACCCGACCCATCAGACCCCCCCAAAGGGTGTCGGTTCCACCCTCGCTGCCCAGAGATTATCCCGCCCGAACACGTCACTCTCGACCGGGATTGTTGGCGATCTGTTGCGGAGTTCCACTTCACGCTGCAAATGGGGGAGTTACCAGAGACGGTTACTGAAGGGAACGGTGATGCAGCGGCCGTCCGCAAGGCGTTCGACCTACCGCAGCCGCTGTCCGATGACCGGGCCGAAACGGCAATCGAAACCGCAAGCAACGCAGTTGCCGATGGAAATACGGAACGCGCGAACAGCGTGCTGAAAGAAGCGTTCCCGACTGTTTGCGAACGGGAGGTTCCTCCTGAAAATTCTGTGGACGGCAAGCTGGCAAAATGCCACCTCCACAACGAGGGCTCCGACAACGATCTACTCTGA
- a CDS encoding ABC transporter permease, which yields MTRQTHTQRGRIRVAGFNPATVEERDPVSDWVPDTASETEGRWVRAFRRFKRNRSALLGLAVVSFLSLLAIFARPITALGYTVQPFALAPHEPTTILYLSVDSSVSNYDWPSAAYWFGVDGRGRDMFSRVIYGGRYSISIGFVVVALTAIFGMIYGSVSGYYGGWVDEVLMRIVDTLYAFPGLVLAAIIVTLFGGGYWQLVAAFSLAGWIGYARIMRGEVLKIKEMEYVKAAKALGARDRSVVLRHVLPNAMSEVIVVATLNIGTVVIGVAALGFLGLGMPPGSAEWGTMLDQTRETLIQGPGGRIPWHATIFPGGAIFLFVMSMNMIGDGINDALDAQESGVTHGGAQ from the coding sequence ATGACTAGACAGACGCACACGCAACGTGGACGAATCAGAGTCGCCGGGTTCAATCCTGCGACGGTCGAAGAACGAGATCCCGTCTCCGACTGGGTGCCGGATACAGCATCTGAGACAGAGGGTCGATGGGTTCGTGCATTCCGTCGGTTCAAACGCAACCGATCGGCGTTGCTCGGTCTCGCTGTGGTTTCGTTCCTCAGCCTTCTCGCAATCTTTGCTCGCCCCATCACCGCACTCGGATATACTGTGCAACCGTTCGCACTCGCCCCGCACGAACCCACGACGATTCTGTATCTTAGCGTGGACTCGTCGGTCAGTAATTACGACTGGCCGTCGGCGGCGTACTGGTTTGGCGTCGATGGTCGCGGCCGTGATATGTTCTCAAGAGTCATCTATGGCGGCCGCTACAGCATATCGATCGGCTTCGTCGTAGTGGCACTGACGGCAATCTTCGGGATGATCTATGGGAGCGTCTCCGGCTACTACGGTGGCTGGGTCGACGAAGTGCTGATGCGAATCGTCGACACGCTGTACGCATTCCCTGGTCTCGTTCTGGCAGCGATCATCGTTACGCTGTTCGGTGGCGGCTACTGGCAGCTCGTCGCGGCGTTCTCACTTGCCGGATGGATCGGTTACGCTCGCATCATGCGCGGTGAGGTGCTCAAAATCAAGGAGATGGAGTATGTCAAGGCAGCAAAGGCGCTCGGTGCGCGCGACCGTTCGGTCGTACTACGTCACGTGCTCCCGAACGCCATGTCCGAGGTGATCGTCGTCGCGACGCTCAACATCGGAACAGTCGTTATCGGCGTCGCAGCACTTGGGTTCCTCGGACTCGGTATGCCCCCGGGCTCGGCAGAGTGGGGTACTATGCTCGACCAAACGCGTGAGACGCTGATTCAGGGTCCGGGCGGCCGGATCCCGTGGCACGCAACAATATTCCCTGGTGGTGCGATCTTCCTGTTCGTGATGTCGATGAACATGATCGGTGACGGCATCAACGACGCGCTCGACGCCCAGGAGAGCGGTGTCACTCACGGGGGTGCACAGTAA